One Citricoccus sp. K5 DNA window includes the following coding sequences:
- the mraY gene encoding phospho-N-acetylmuramoyl-pentapeptide-transferase: MIGLLIGALLGLVLTLIGTPLFIKFLVRQGYGQFIRDDGPTSHATKRGTPTMGGTVFVVATVVAYFLTHWIMSGLQLENAGVTASALILLLLMVGMGFVGFLDDFTKISNQRSLGLTPWAKIILQAVVGITFAVLALNFPNERGLTPASTAISFVRDLPIDLAFAGPVLGVILFVVWSNLITTATTNAVNLTDGLDGLATGATAMITAAYMLITLFQANQSCGVTSAGPGCYEVRDSMDLAVLASILTGALIGFLWWNTAPAKIFMGDTGSLALGGALAGFAIMSRTELLVVILAGLMVLITLSVIIQVGYFKLSGGKRVFLMAPLQHHFELKGWAEVTVVIRFWIIGLLCVAVGIALFYGEWVLSQ, from the coding sequence GTGATAGGCCTGTTGATCGGTGCCCTCCTGGGGCTCGTGCTGACACTCATCGGCACGCCGTTGTTCATCAAGTTCCTGGTCCGCCAGGGGTACGGCCAGTTCATCCGTGATGACGGCCCCACCTCGCATGCGACGAAGCGGGGCACGCCGACCATGGGCGGAACGGTCTTCGTGGTCGCCACGGTGGTCGCGTACTTCCTCACCCACTGGATCATGTCCGGCCTGCAGCTGGAGAATGCCGGGGTCACCGCCTCGGCCTTGATCCTTCTGTTGCTCATGGTCGGAATGGGCTTCGTGGGCTTCCTGGACGACTTCACCAAGATCTCCAATCAGCGCTCGCTCGGCCTGACCCCCTGGGCGAAGATCATCCTGCAGGCCGTCGTCGGCATCACCTTCGCCGTGCTGGCCCTGAACTTCCCGAACGAGCGTGGGCTGACCCCCGCCTCGACCGCCATCTCCTTCGTCCGGGACCTGCCGATCGACCTGGCCTTCGCCGGGCCGGTTCTCGGCGTGATCCTCTTCGTGGTCTGGTCCAACCTCATCACCACGGCCACCACCAACGCGGTGAACCTGACGGACGGACTGGACGGACTGGCCACGGGCGCCACCGCCATGATCACCGCCGCCTACATGCTGATCACCCTGTTCCAGGCGAACCAGTCGTGCGGGGTCACCAGCGCGGGACCCGGCTGCTACGAGGTGCGAGACTCCATGGATCTGGCGGTGCTGGCCTCCATCCTCACCGGCGCCCTGATCGGGTTCCTGTGGTGGAACACCGCGCCAGCCAAGATCTTCATGGGGGACACCGGCTCGCTCGCCCTCGGCGGCGCCCTCGCCGGCTTCGCCATCATGTCCCGGACCGAACTCCTGGTGGTCATCCTGGCCGGGCTCATGGTCCTCATCACCCTCTCGGTGATCATCCAGGTCGGCTACTTCAAGCTTTCCGGCGGCAAGCGGGTGTTCCTGATGGCACCGCTGCAGCATCACTTCGAGCTCAAGGGCTGGGCCGAGGTGACGGTGGTCATCAGGTTCTGGATCATCGGCCTGCTCTGCGTGGCTGTGGGCATCGCCCTGTTCTACGGCGAATGGGTGCTGTCCCAGTGA
- the murD gene encoding UDP-N-acetylmuramoyl-L-alanine--D-glutamate ligase, with translation MGAVPVNPVNPVTEESRTDPFDRLATLTSWDAEWAGLRVVVTGLGLSGFAAADTLAELGAHVVVVDGQDSPEHRAKADTLKIVGVQDVLLGDRYTAVLPDVGGLAPELVVTSPGWRPDQPLLAAAAAAGIPIWGDVELAWRVRERAGRKTADWLVVTGTNGKTTTVGMVESMLLAAGQRAIACGNVGTPILDAIRDPEGWDTIAVELSSFQLHWTHHIEPAASAVLNLAEDHVDWHGSFEAYCADKAKIYEHTRLACLFNEEQPLTMRMVEEADVQEGCRAISFTTDTPGRSMLGVVDGLLVDRAFLEDRAHQALELGQLQDLGPIAPQHQVANALAAAGLVRAVGVSPEAVRDGLRAYQPGDHRIQLVAQADDVLWINDSKATNPHAADASLAAFTDVVWIAGGLPKGVSYDELVARHVGRLRAVVLIGADPAELAGALRRHAPDIPVLSTAVRDTGTDPSDGHQAMAAAVREANAVARPGDVVLMAPAAASMDQFESYADRGNAFIDAVARLMEAKGLGS, from the coding sequence ATGGGTGCTGTCCCAGTGAACCCGGTGAACCCAGTGACCGAGGAGTCCCGAACCGACCCCTTCGACCGCCTGGCCACCCTCACGAGCTGGGATGCCGAGTGGGCCGGCCTGCGCGTCGTCGTCACCGGCCTGGGCCTGTCCGGTTTCGCCGCGGCGGACACCCTGGCCGAGCTCGGCGCCCACGTGGTGGTCGTGGACGGCCAGGACAGCCCGGAACACCGGGCCAAGGCGGACACCCTGAAGATCGTCGGCGTGCAGGACGTGCTGTTGGGGGACCGGTACACGGCCGTGCTTCCCGACGTCGGCGGACTGGCCCCCGAACTCGTGGTCACCTCCCCGGGGTGGCGGCCCGACCAGCCCCTCCTGGCGGCCGCCGCTGCGGCGGGCATCCCCATCTGGGGCGACGTGGAGTTGGCCTGGAGGGTCCGCGAACGGGCAGGGCGCAAGACCGCGGACTGGCTGGTCGTCACCGGCACCAACGGCAAGACCACCACGGTCGGCATGGTCGAGTCCATGCTGCTGGCTGCCGGACAGCGGGCCATCGCGTGCGGCAACGTCGGCACACCCATCCTCGACGCGATCCGTGATCCCGAGGGCTGGGACACCATCGCCGTGGAACTCTCCAGCTTCCAGCTGCACTGGACCCATCACATCGAGCCCGCCGCCTCCGCGGTGCTGAACCTCGCCGAGGACCATGTCGACTGGCACGGCTCCTTCGAGGCCTATTGTGCGGACAAGGCCAAGATCTACGAGCACACCCGACTCGCCTGCCTCTTCAACGAGGAACAGCCCTTGACCATGCGCATGGTCGAGGAGGCGGACGTCCAGGAGGGCTGCCGGGCCATCTCCTTCACCACCGACACCCCGGGACGGTCCATGCTTGGCGTGGTGGACGGTCTCCTCGTGGACCGCGCCTTCCTGGAGGACCGGGCCCATCAGGCCCTGGAGCTCGGCCAGCTGCAGGACCTCGGACCGATCGCCCCGCAGCACCAGGTCGCCAATGCCCTGGCGGCGGCCGGACTGGTCCGCGCCGTCGGGGTGTCACCCGAGGCGGTGCGCGACGGGCTGCGCGCCTACCAGCCCGGCGACCACCGGATCCAGTTGGTGGCCCAGGCCGATGACGTGCTGTGGATCAACGACTCCAAGGCCACCAACCCGCATGCGGCCGATGCGTCATTGGCGGCGTTCACGGACGTGGTGTGGATCGCCGGCGGCCTGCCCAAGGGAGTGAGTTATGACGAGCTCGTCGCCCGCCATGTCGGCCGACTTCGCGCCGTCGTGCTCATCGGCGCCGATCCCGCCGAACTCGCCGGGGCGTTGCGGCGACACGCGCCGGACATCCCGGTACTCTCCACCGCCGTGCGGGACACTGGAACAGACCCCTCGGACGGCCATCAGGCCATGGCCGCAGCGGTCCGTGAAGCCAATGCGGTGGCCCGCCCCGGGGACGTCGTACTGATGGCGCCGGCAGCGGCGTCCATGGACCAATTCGAATCCTACGCAGACCGAGGAAACGCCTTTATCGACGCCGTCGCCCGCCTCATGGAAGCCAAGGGGCTGGGCAGCTAA
- the ftsW gene encoding putative lipid II flippase FtsW has translation MVTTPHPPVWRRAWGFLEGQGSSRTSYFLILGCAAALTVIGLVMVLSSSSVENIGETTGSYDLFIRQALFAVVGFVGLFVLSRLSTDRLRSLAWPAILLAVFLLALVLTPLGHEVNGNQNWLKIGSFTAQPSEAAKLALALWAAVVLERKAKLVGQLKHSIVPVIFPVGAILLGLIMYGRDLGTAMVIMMIMAAVLFLAGTKLRYFLIAGGIGALGAVVMALTSANRAVRIQAWLGNCEFPTEPCYQPDHGMYALASGGWWGVGLGQSRQKWSYIPEAENDFIFTILGEELGLAGTLLVIGLFAGLAIGLFRVARRSTSLFVRICTGGILIWIVGQAFINIAMVTGLLPVIGVPLPFISYGGSALTFVLAGIGVVLAFAREQRQEEEAAARSAAETATTATSGSSVPSATPVGAARAGKKARS, from the coding sequence ATGGTGACCACACCCCACCCGCCCGTGTGGCGCCGGGCCTGGGGATTCCTCGAAGGCCAGGGCTCCAGCCGCACGTCGTACTTCCTGATCCTGGGCTGCGCCGCGGCCTTGACCGTCATCGGCCTGGTGATGGTGCTCTCGTCCTCCTCGGTCGAGAACATCGGGGAAACCACCGGATCCTATGACCTGTTCATCCGGCAGGCGTTGTTCGCCGTGGTCGGGTTCGTGGGCCTGTTCGTCCTCTCGCGGCTGAGCACCGACCGGCTGCGGTCCCTGGCCTGGCCCGCCATCCTGCTGGCGGTCTTCCTGCTGGCCTTGGTGCTGACACCGCTCGGCCACGAAGTCAACGGTAACCAGAACTGGCTGAAGATCGGCTCGTTCACGGCACAGCCCTCCGAGGCCGCCAAGCTGGCGCTGGCCCTGTGGGCGGCCGTGGTCCTGGAGCGCAAGGCCAAACTGGTCGGCCAGCTGAAGCACTCGATCGTCCCGGTCATCTTCCCGGTGGGCGCCATCCTGCTGGGCCTGATCATGTACGGCCGGGATCTCGGCACGGCCATGGTGATCATGATGATCATGGCCGCCGTCCTGTTCCTGGCCGGCACCAAGCTGCGCTACTTCCTCATCGCCGGCGGCATCGGGGCCCTGGGGGCCGTGGTCATGGCCCTGACCTCGGCCAACCGTGCCGTGCGTATCCAGGCCTGGCTGGGCAACTGCGAGTTCCCCACTGAGCCCTGCTACCAGCCGGACCACGGCATGTACGCTTTGGCCTCCGGCGGCTGGTGGGGGGTCGGTCTGGGCCAGTCCCGGCAGAAGTGGAGTTACATCCCGGAGGCGGAGAACGACTTCATCTTCACCATCCTCGGGGAGGAGCTCGGATTGGCCGGGACCCTGCTCGTGATCGGGCTGTTCGCGGGTCTGGCCATCGGCCTGTTCCGGGTGGCGCGCCGCTCGACCTCACTCTTCGTCCGGATCTGCACCGGGGGGATCCTCATCTGGATCGTCGGTCAGGCCTTCATCAACATCGCCATGGTCACCGGGCTGCTGCCCGTGATCGGCGTCCCGCTGCCCTTCATCTCCTATGGCGGTTCGGCGCTCACCTTCGTCCTGGCCGGCATCGGCGTGGTGCTCGCCTTTGCCCGCGAGCAGCGCCAGGAGGAGGAAGCGGCTGCGCGAAGTGCCGCCGAGACCGCAACAACCGCCACCTCCGGAAGCTCCGTACCGTCCGCAACCCCTGTCGGCGCCGCACGCGCCGGGAAGAAGGCCCGATCATGA
- the murG gene encoding undecaprenyldiphospho-muramoylpentapeptide beta-N-acetylglucosaminyltransferase has translation MTEPLRVVLAGGGTAGHVSPMLAIARALEETHTAGVDATTAGDAGNPGVHCTMVGTTSGLETRLVPSAGYQLDTIDRVPLPRRPTMDLVRLPLRLRRAVTQAGEILDRRRADVVVGVGGYVSTPVYLAAVRRGVPLVIHEANVRAGLANKVGARKAAVVATAFPETVLPRAQCVGMPMRREISTLDRDASRAQARRALGLDPERATVVVTGGSSGALNVNRTIAAALPGLSAAGLQVLHLTGRDKQVLSEDGTPVAAAGYHQREYLDGMEQAYAAADLIVARAGSGTVHELAAVGLPSVLVPLPIGNGEQALNARGLVAAGGALMVRDEAFTADWVRRELIPLAQDPARLAAMSAAAQARGIRDADRTMARLVLQSAGRAPSSSSSNHPGDAS, from the coding sequence ATGACCGAACCGCTCCGCGTCGTTCTGGCGGGCGGCGGGACCGCCGGGCACGTCAGCCCCATGCTGGCGATCGCACGCGCCCTTGAGGAGACGCACACCGCAGGTGTGGACGCGACGACGGCCGGTGACGCCGGGAATCCCGGGGTGCATTGCACCATGGTCGGGACCACCTCGGGCCTGGAGACCCGGCTGGTCCCGAGCGCCGGCTACCAGTTGGACACCATCGACCGGGTGCCGCTGCCCCGCCGGCCCACCATGGACCTCGTGCGGTTGCCCCTGCGACTGCGTCGGGCCGTCACCCAGGCCGGAGAGATCCTGGACCGCCGCCGTGCGGACGTGGTGGTCGGGGTGGGCGGATACGTCTCCACCCCCGTCTATCTGGCCGCCGTCCGCCGGGGCGTGCCGCTGGTCATCCATGAGGCCAATGTCCGGGCCGGACTGGCGAACAAGGTCGGCGCGCGCAAGGCCGCCGTCGTGGCCACGGCCTTCCCGGAGACCGTCCTGCCCCGGGCGCAGTGCGTCGGCATGCCGATGCGCCGGGAGATCTCCACGCTGGACCGGGACGCGTCACGGGCGCAGGCGCGGAGGGCACTCGGCCTGGACCCAGAGCGGGCCACGGTGGTGGTGACCGGGGGATCCTCCGGCGCGCTCAACGTCAACCGGACCATCGCTGCCGCGCTGCCCGGCCTCTCCGCCGCCGGACTGCAGGTGCTGCACCTGACCGGGCGGGACAAGCAGGTCCTGAGCGAGGACGGCACCCCGGTCGCCGCTGCGGGCTACCACCAGCGTGAGTACCTCGACGGGATGGAACAGGCCTACGCGGCCGCGGACCTCATCGTCGCGCGGGCCGGCTCGGGCACCGTGCACGAACTCGCCGCCGTGGGCCTGCCCTCCGTCCTCGTCCCCCTGCCCATCGGCAACGGGGAGCAGGCCCTCAACGCCCGCGGGCTCGTGGCGGCAGGCGGAGCCCTGATGGTCCGGGATGAGGCGTTCACCGCCGACTGGGTCCGGCGTGAACTCATCCCGCTCGCCCAGGATCCCGCACGGTTGGCTGCCATGTCCGCCGCAGCCCAGGCCCGCGGCATCCGGGACGCCGACCGCACCATGGCGAGGCTCGTCCTGCAGTCCGCCGGCCGTGCCCCGTCCTCTTCCTCCAGCAACCACCCGGGAGACGCCTCGTGA
- the murF gene encoding UDP-N-acetylmuramoyl-tripeptide--D-alanyl-D-alanine ligase, translating into MIELTATAVAEATGGTLTASVPPGATVDSATTDSREAAAGTLFIAKPGEHADGHDFITAARAAGATLILAERQTTDAEGRTDPAVIVDDVVLAMGRLTTHIVQRIREHSPTTVIGITGSAGKTTTKDLLATILATAGPTVAPQNSYNGEVGVPLTVFRAALDTRYLVIEMGADEVGNIKYLSSMVKPDIGVVLMVGSAHAGKFGGVENIARTKGELVESLPSNGFAVLNRDDARVATMAARTQGRVVWFAVEDGSFPLVDADLETGSAAFSALADSLTTNADERPQFDLRIGAGTRAEPHPVASGLIGRHHASNITAAAAAAAAAGLSVESIAVALNGAGPTSRRRMERTDRPDGITVINDAYNANPESMRAALQTLAMMGRSTGRRTWAVLGEMLELGDTRIREHTAIGTAVVRLNISQLLVVGRGARPLYTSAVNEGSWGDEVDFAEDLDAAETLLQGKLAPGDIVLFKSSNGAGLGDLGDRLAHGPVSPDPMDVPPTGDRKEQSQ; encoded by the coding sequence ATGATCGAACTCACTGCAACAGCCGTCGCCGAGGCCACGGGAGGTACGCTCACTGCCTCCGTGCCGCCGGGTGCCACGGTCGACTCCGCCACCACCGATTCCCGGGAAGCCGCCGCCGGGACCCTGTTCATCGCCAAACCCGGTGAACATGCCGACGGGCATGACTTCATCACCGCCGCCCGTGCCGCCGGAGCCACGCTCATTCTGGCGGAGCGTCAGACCACGGATGCCGAGGGCCGGACGGACCCCGCAGTCATCGTGGACGACGTGGTGCTGGCTATGGGCCGTCTGACCACGCACATCGTGCAACGTATCCGTGAGCATTCACCGACCACGGTCATCGGCATCACCGGCTCAGCCGGGAAGACCACCACCAAGGACCTGTTGGCCACCATCCTGGCGACCGCGGGACCAACCGTGGCGCCGCAGAACTCGTACAACGGTGAGGTCGGCGTGCCGCTCACCGTGTTCCGAGCCGCCCTGGACACGCGCTACCTCGTCATCGAGATGGGCGCTGACGAGGTGGGGAACATCAAGTACCTCTCCTCCATGGTCAAGCCGGACATCGGGGTCGTCCTGATGGTCGGTTCCGCCCACGCCGGCAAGTTCGGCGGGGTCGAGAACATCGCCCGGACCAAGGGCGAACTGGTCGAGTCCCTGCCGTCGAACGGTTTCGCCGTGCTCAACCGGGACGATGCGCGCGTGGCCACGATGGCCGCCCGCACCCAGGGTCGCGTGGTCTGGTTCGCCGTGGAGGACGGTTCCTTCCCGCTGGTGGACGCGGACCTCGAGACGGGTAGTGCCGCCTTCTCCGCACTGGCCGACTCCCTCACGACGAACGCCGACGAGCGGCCCCAGTTCGACCTGCGGATCGGCGCGGGCACCCGCGCCGAGCCCCACCCCGTGGCCTCCGGCCTCATCGGGCGGCACCACGCCTCCAACATCACCGCGGCCGCGGCCGCTGCGGCGGCAGCCGGCCTCTCCGTGGAGTCCATCGCCGTGGCACTCAACGGCGCCGGCCCCACGAGCCGCCGGCGGATGGAGCGCACCGACCGCCCGGACGGCATCACCGTCATCAACGACGCCTACAACGCGAACCCCGAGTCCATGCGGGCAGCCCTGCAGACCCTCGCCATGATGGGCCGGTCCACCGGGCGGCGCACCTGGGCGGTGCTGGGGGAGATGCTGGAGCTCGGCGATACCCGCATCCGCGAGCACACCGCGATCGGCACCGCTGTCGTACGGCTCAACATCAGCCAGCTCTTAGTCGTCGGCCGCGGCGCCCGGCCGCTCTACACCTCCGCGGTGAACGAGGGGTCGTGGGGTGACGAGGTCGACTTCGCCGAGGATCTCGACGCCGCCGAGACCCTGCTCCAGGGCAAGCTCGCTCCGGGCGACATCGTCTTGTTCAAGTCCTCTAACGGCGCCGGCCTGGGTGATCTGGGCGATCGGCTCGCACATGGTCCGGTCAGTCCGGACCCCATGGATGTCCCGCCCACCGGGGACCGGAAGGAGCAGAGCCAGTGA